A genomic region of Plasmodium malariae genome assembly, chromosome: 14 contains the following coding sequences:
- the PmUG01_14010600 gene encoding STP1 protein produces MDSCFSSELSALGFGSFTFFGEPKFNRLRQLISDKTSSLSKVNDKKLFREKCFELADLLIKYKAPPAHYSQQKEKWEGAIRDWFRRYYKDLKNYGGCFIILDEEDKKILQLIYDAEDFCEEKESKKPNKKCLQEARDNSYNCDSKCSSEINQYNAWIVNKKSYFANEKEKIYQKCKKDDTLFSFPKRSCDVFKAQTFETILECKTSKLTTLKRPEQEKLSLSQDQTQDTKSNQIKSEKSTQHDVSQTSERSESTSGIQSHASADSLPKIQSLESATPETAEELSSKTDVSLISGDSESTDSKLPKPFTYSPNNEGSQETPYSQTKTLAPNTLVTDLQSRALLKLPKFSGQEQNLSVINTSSILITILLIMVFSIFIKYALTVMFKKKKKIKRKQMKFLRILLPSFSERKRIFLTNDQLVQQKYNNKEITKKIKIKEHNIKQNVNSSKRKTERTKTIIEVHMEVLQKFRNEEWDLKKREYLEICLEEFTEGQTRDYPNLESDQLLAECTKNSRGTKESITLCNKWIKRYKYLSEKLKKEDWFNSLKNEWKREREYIKRSNELNNNIPNDTPNISSLETEKDIWRQWISKKGRIIEQYLEYEWFSGLTEELQNTLDEYGNDRNKYNVSLIDLEELEQKGCSEELYKYVKKKLLEKLCILVLMTILEECKKEENTENSESYLDNSINECKLGKNIDEKSGITENINKDIGNVLEYMENKESYSNKGEEPFIQELNDWIREENTYIYFINN; encoded by the exons ATGGATAGTTGTTTTTCCTCG GAACTTAGTGCTCTAGGATTCGGTTCATTCACGTTCTTTGGAGAACCAAAATTTAATCGGCTTAGACAATTAATTAGTGATAAAACTAGTTCATTAAGTAAagtaaatgataaaaaactATTTAGGGAAAAATGCTTTGAATTGGCTGATTtactaattaaatataaggCTCCTCCTGCACATTATAGTcaacaaaaggaaaaatgggAAGGAGCAATAAGAGATTGGTTCAGAAGATACTATAAAGACCTAAAAAATTATGGCGGATGctttataattttagatgaggaagataaaaaaattttacaattaatatatgatgCAGAAGATTTCTGTgaggaaaaagaaagtaaaaaaccaaataaaaaatgccTTCAGGAAGCACGTGATAATTCCTATAATTGTGATAGTAAGTGTTCAAGTGAAATTAATCAATATAATGCTTGGATTGTAAATAAGAAGAGCTATTTTGCCAAtgagaaggaaaaaatttatcagaaatgtaaaaaagacgatactttattttcatttccaAAACGGTCTTGCGATGTTTTTAAAGCTCAAACTTTTGAAACAATTCTTGAATGCAAGACCTCGAAACTGACTACACTGAAAAGACCTGAACAAGAAAAATTATCTCTTTCTCAAGATCAAACTCAAGATACTAAAAGTAATCAAATTAAAAGTGAGAAATCTACACAACATGATGTATCACAAACTTCAGAACGTTCCGAATCTACTTCAGGAATACAATCTCACGCATCAGCAGATTCATTACCTAAAATTCAGTCTTTGGAAAGTGCAACGCCTGAGACTGCAGAAGAACTATCTTCAAAAACCGATGTATCATTAATTTCTGGAGATTCTGAATCAACAGATTCAAAATTACCAAAACCTTTTACATATTCCCCAAATAATGAAGGTTCACAAGAAACCCCTTATAGCCAAACAAAAACTCTAGCTCCTAATACTCTAGTTACTGACTTACAATCTCGTGCTTTACTTAAACTTCCTAAATTTTCAG GCCAAGAACAAAATTTATCTGTAATAAACACATCATCTATCTTAATAACCATTCTTCTTATTATggtattttccatttttattaaa TATGCTTTAACAGTgatgttcaaaaaaaaaaaaaagataaagagAAAACAAATGAAATTCCTTAGAATACTACTACCTTCTTTCTCTGagagaaaaagaatatttttaacaaatgaTCAATTGGttcaacaaaaatataataataaagaaatcaccaaaaaaataaaaataaaagaacataacataaaacaaaatgtaaACTCCTCAAAGAGGAAAACGGAAAGGACAAAAACTATTATAGAAGTACATATGGAAGTACttcaaaaatttagaaatgaagaatgggatttaaaaaaaagagaatatttGGAAATATGCTTGGAGGAGTTCACAGAAGGCCAAACTAGAGACTATCCTAATTTAGAAAGTGACCAACTATTAGCAGAATGTACTAAAAACAGTAGAGGCACTAAAGAATCCATAACTCTATGCAATAAGTGGATAAAAAGATACAAATATCTttctgaaaaattgaaaaaagaagattgGTTTAACAGCTTGAAAAATGAGTGGAAAAGAGAACGAGAATACATAAAAAGAagtaatgaattaaataataatattccaAATGACACCCCAAATATTTCATCATTAGAAAcagaaaaagatatatggaGACAATGGATATCAAAGAAGGGTCGGATTATAGAGCAGTATTTGGAATATGAATGGTTTAGCGGATTAACGGAAGAATTACAGAATACTTTAGATGAATATGGAAATGacagaaataaatataatgtatcaCTAATTGATTTGGAAGAGTTGGAACAAAAAGGATGTAGTGAAGAACtatataaatacgtaaaaaaaaaattactagaAAAACTGTGTATACTTGTACTTATGACAATATTAGAAGAATGCAAAAAAGAGGAGAATACAGAGAATAGTGAATCATATTTGGATAATTCCATAAATGAATGCAaattaggaaaaaatattgatgaAAAATCAGGAATTAcagaaaacataaataaagatatagGAAATGTTTTGGAGTACATGGAAAATAAGGAATCTTATAGCAATAAAGGAGAAGAACCTTTTATACAGGAACTGAATGATTGGATAAGAgaagaaaatacatatatatattttataaacaattag